In Palaemon carinicauda isolate YSFRI2023 chromosome 21, ASM3689809v2, whole genome shotgun sequence, the following proteins share a genomic window:
- the LOC137615487 gene encoding uncharacterized protein codes for MLPLQRICYMDPIPKSPTDNAVVRETMIRTLNVAKETGQSYAVVTYDLAVALKAYSIQALESPLFDKLLIMLGNFHIELAFYGAIGTMINESGIEFILTEAEVLAEGSMMGFMKGKFYNRCIRIHELLANVMEQKLYDRFVQDLAEEEYQAFQDVMMMIPSNQVEDHLSDPVVMQHLLKYEEFFYSVMEGTIGSMAQFWGTYVFLVNRVHRELQRCVKTNDVDGYIDVFPVILDVFFSLNRPNYARWGTLFLHKLTSSHPQLREILQKGAFSIRRTKKNYSRSAVDLSLEQTVNRDAASSMKGIVAFRNSENARRRWSMTMTQRAMAVLELRTFAGLEVGESATAQCRSYRIRKDNKQMQALSEKIDEFYNPFSPEAPDTMVNLATGRAATKETEKYLLGTLQRGQVARQQFEREWHKDSARFLKSVKRIRVNNFASENEKKKKKGTTPATETAKRVESLRDFFIRIIIVVAENTNFDLRHVLRYPITSYPLSLAHADGALLKSRKHTLLNRLEEFQKDTPIPTEVHQGICVRIYDGGLLIHSVLSVMNVGTSYGAIARTILSTVCTGGGDEIHVCLDKYVENSVKDSERKLRGAEDSVYTITGPNQTMRHKGAKLLKNGMFKNELGKFLLKEWGGNHYWNILNGKTLYASYGGECFQYTPNDFQEISVTSPAHLQANHEEADTLIAFHLENTSGSKVLVRASDTDVLIILIGILGNQDPEVRSSKNVFMDCGSRNSRRYINVTNIVEVLEERKSGLPKALAGYHAFTGCDFTSAFYRKGKVKPLEILEKDPTGSFLQLFSNMGEVDGEVDIDVASEFVCKMYGQNKERDVDEARYRKIMQMSGTVDKENPLLHMKKVDCALLPPTRQTLEKKLLRAHYVTVLWSHANTKSPDQGLCAIDYGWTVDGDLLQPTWFDGPAVPDSLFANDSDKDQETLSQSEETVMETDNLDELSDYDQCEDEPWSEDSDSDTEEMD; via the exons ATGCTCCCACTGCAACGAATCTGCTATATGGACCCAATTCCAAAATCTCCTACAGATAATGCAGTTGTGAGAGAGACTATGATTCGTACTCTTAATGTTGCAAAGGAAACCGGACAAAGTTATGCAGTCGTGACGTATGATCTGGCGGTTGCCCTCAAAGCTTATTCCATCCAAGCTCTCGAGTCCCCTCTCTTTGACAAGTTACTGATCATGTTAGGCAATTTTCACATTGAGCTAGCATTTTATGGTGCAATCGGAACTATGATCAACGAAAGTGGAATAGAATTTATCCTAACTGAAGCAGAAGTCTTGGCAGAGGGTTCGATGATGGGCTTCATGAAGGGGAAGTTCTACAATCGTTGTATAAGAATTCATGAACTTCTGGCTAATGTAATGGAACAGAAGCTGTATGACCGTTTCGTGCAAGACCTTGCAGAGGAGGAGTATCAAGCATTTcaagatgtgatgatgatgattccatcAAATCAAGTTGAAGACCATCTCTCTGATCCAGTTGTTATGCAGcaccttctgaaatatgaagaattCTTCTATTCTGTCATGGAGGGAACCATTGGCTCAATGGCTCAGTTCTGGGGAACATATGTATTCCTGGTAAACAGGGTACACCGCGAGCTACAGCGTTGTGTTAAAACAAATGATGTAGATGGATACATAGATGTTTTCCCAGTCATACTGGATGTCTTCTTCTCTTTAAATCGTCCAAATTACGCCAGATGGGGAACACTGTTTCTACACAAGCTGACATCTTCCCACCCTCAACTCAGAGAAATACTTCAGAAGGGGGCTTTTTCAATACGGCGAACAAAGAAGAACTACTCCAGGTCGGCAGTTGATCTCTCACTTGAACAAACAGTAAATCGGGATGCAGCGTCCAGTATGAAAGGGATTGTAGCCTTCAGAAATTCTGAAAATGCCAGACGAAGATGGTCCATGACCATGACCCAGAGAGCCATGGCCGTACTGGAGCTGAGAACTTTTGCTGGACTTGAAGTGGGAGAGAGTGCCACAGCACAGTGCCGTTCATACAGAATAAGAAAAGACAACAAGCAAATGCAGGCTCTAAGTGAGAAAATAGACGAATTCTACAATCCCTTCAGTCCTGAAGCTCCAGACACAATGGTGAACCTTGCAACTGGGCGGGCGGCAACAAAAGAGACTGAGAAGTATCTCCTCGGAACATTGCAAAGGGGGCAGGTAGCAAGACAACAATTCGAAAGAGAGTGGCACAAGGACTCAGCAAGATTTCTGAAGTCAGTAAAAAGGATAAGGGTGAATAACTTCGCATCTGAaaacgaaaagaagaagaaaaaagggacGACTCCTGCTACAGAAACTGCAAAGAGGGTTGAAAGTCTGAGGGactttttcataagaatcatcatTGTTGTGGCCGAAAATACCAACTTCGATCTCAGGCACGTTCTCAGGTACCCAATCACGTCATATCCTCTTTCCCTGGCACATGCTGATGGAGCACTCTTGAAGAGCAGGAAGCATACATTACTGAATAGGCTGGAAGAGTTCCAGAAAGACACACCAATCCCAACAGAGGTACATCAAGGTATTTGTGTTCGGATATATGATGGAGGCCTGCTTATTCATTCTGTCTTGTCAGTTATGAATGTTGGAACATCATATGGAGCTATTGCCCGAACCATCCTATCTACAGTATGCACTGGTGGAGGGGATGAAATCCATGTCTGCCTTGATAAGTACGTCGAAAATTCAGTCAAGGACAGTGAGAGGAAATTGCGTGGTGCAGAAGATTCTGTTTACACAATCACTGGACCTAACCAAACAATGAGACACAAAGGAGCAAAACTTCTCAAGAATGGAATGTTCAAAAACGAACTTGGAAAATTTCTGCTAAAGGAATGGGGGGGAAATCACTATTGGAACATCCTAAATGGAAAAACACTGTATGCCTCTTATGGCGGTGAATGTTTCCAATATACGCCAAATGACTTCCAGGAGATCTCAGTGACCAGCCCAGCTCACCTCCAGGCCAACCACGAGGAGGCAGATACCCTTATAGCATTCCACCTGGAAAATACCTCAGGAAGCAAGGTCCTTGTACGAGCATCTGATACAGATGTTCTCATTATACTTATTGGTATACTTGGAAATCAAGACCCAGAAGTGAGGTCCTCCAAAAATGTCTTCATGGACTGTGGCAGCAGAAACAGCAGGCGGTACATTAATGTCACCAATATTGTAGAGGTCCTTGAGGAGCGAAAATCAGGACTTCCAAAAGCACTGGCGGGGTACCACGCATTCACTGGATGTGACTTCACATCAGCCTTTTACAG GAAAGGCAAAGTCAAACCTCTGGAAATACTTGAGAAGGACCCAACTGGAAGCTTTCTCCAGTTGTTCTCCAACATGGGTGAAGTTGACGGTGAAGTTGACATAGACGTGGCATCCGAGTTTGTTTGCAAGATGTATGGCCAAAACAAAGAACGTGATGTAGATGAAGCACGTTATAGAAAAATTATGCAGATGTCGGGCACAGTAGATAAG GAAAACCCACTTCTTCATATGAAGAAGGTTGACTGCGCATTGTTGCCCCCAACACGTCAGACACTTGAGAAAAAACTACTGAGGGCACACTACGTGACAGTTTTGTGGAGTCATGCCAACACAAAATCACCTGATCAAGGCCTATGCGCCATTGATTATGGTTGGACAGTAGATGGTGACTTGTTGCAGCCAACCTGGTTTGATGGACCAGCCGTTCCTGATTCTTTATTTGCTAATGACAGTGACAAAGATCAGGAAACTCTTAGTCAATCCGAGGAAACAGTGATGGAAACTGATAACCTTGATGAACTGAGTGACTATGACCAGTGTGAGGATGAGCCATGGAGTGAGGACTCAGATTCTGATACTGAAGAGATGGATTAG